In Bacteriovorax stolpii, a single genomic region encodes these proteins:
- the atpG gene encoding ATP synthase F1 subunit gamma has protein sequence MANIKELKKKIKGTKSTSKITQAMKLVSAAKLAKAQNNILNSRPYARELEETIKTVSALVQSYDNEFLNEKKDNNKAILLVISSDKGLCGSYNSQLAKKVRRFLDETNQDVKIYFIGKKVRDLLAATYNKGKTYTFNKSEPTFIEMEQVGVELSEMFKSAEVGHVYVAYNVFQSAIAFDPTVKQLLPMTLDVAEKEQLKEKFPFDFKYDPNPTEILDTLIPQTYISTLYTALLDAVAAEHGSRMSAMDSASSNCKKAIKTLSIKMNKLRQAAITTELSEVVSGAESLKG, from the coding sequence ATGGCGAATATTAAAGAGCTTAAAAAGAAGATTAAGGGTACCAAAAGTACTTCTAAAATCACGCAAGCGATGAAGCTCGTTTCGGCCGCAAAATTAGCGAAAGCTCAAAACAACATTTTGAACTCTCGTCCATACGCTCGCGAACTTGAAGAAACAATTAAAACGGTTTCTGCTCTTGTTCAGAGTTATGACAATGAGTTTTTAAATGAAAAGAAAGACAACAACAAGGCCATCCTTCTTGTTATCTCTTCTGATAAAGGTCTTTGCGGTTCGTACAACTCACAGCTTGCTAAGAAAGTTAGAAGATTTCTTGATGAAACAAATCAAGACGTAAAAATTTACTTCATTGGGAAAAAGGTTAGAGATCTTCTGGCAGCTACATACAACAAGGGAAAGACTTACACTTTCAATAAGTCTGAACCTACTTTCATTGAAATGGAACAGGTTGGTGTTGAGCTTTCAGAGATGTTTAAATCTGCAGAAGTGGGCCACGTTTATGTAGCTTACAACGTTTTCCAATCAGCTATCGCATTTGATCCAACGGTAAAACAACTTTTACCAATGACGTTAGATGTAGCTGAGAAAGAACAGTTAAAAGAGAAGTTTCCATTCGATTTCAAGTACGATCCAAATCCGACAGAAATCCTGGACACTCTAATTCCTCAAACGTATATCAGCACGCTATACACGGCACTTTTAGATGCTGTAGCAGCTGAGCACGGGTCGAGAATGAGTGCAATGGACTCGGCTTCTTCGAACTGTAAAAAAGCAATTAAAACGTTATCAATTAAGATGAATAAACTGAGACAAGCAGCGATTACGACAGAGTTATCTGAAGTAGTGTCTGGTGCTGAGTCTCTGAAAGGTTAA
- a CDS encoding ATP synthase F0 subunit B — protein sequence MKVKAFYSFMFIIMSNVAMAASEGAHHEPSIKDLMYPAINFIVLVGFLVWKLKGPMKDMFDKKSADIQSLMTSAAQKNKDAEEKLKTLQAKMANLPSELSKIQKDYESDVANFITTQSEETQSVIARAKRDYENKIEGEKNELVEKLNEDLLNSVIAKTQQTINGSGDMKKNATSKIVSALR from the coding sequence ATGAAAGTTAAAGCTTTTTATTCATTTATGTTCATCATCATGAGCAACGTGGCTATGGCCGCTAGTGAAGGTGCTCATCACGAACCATCAATTAAAGACCTAATGTACCCAGCTATTAACTTCATCGTTCTTGTTGGTTTCCTTGTGTGGAAATTAAAAGGGCCGATGAAAGATATGTTCGATAAAAAATCAGCTGACATCCAAAGCTTGATGACGTCTGCTGCTCAAAAGAACAAAGACGCTGAAGAGAAACTAAAAACTCTTCAAGCTAAAATGGCTAATCTTCCAAGCGAACTTTCAAAAATTCAAAAAGATTATGAGAGCGATGTTGCTAATTTCATCACAACTCAATCGGAAGAAACTCAATCAGTGATTGCTCGTGCAAAAAGAGATTATGAAAATAAAATCGAAGGCGAGAAAAATGAACTTGTTGAAAAACTTAACGAAGATTTACTTAACAGCGTAATTGCTAAAACTCAGCAAACAATCAACGGATCTGGCGACATGAAAAAGAACGCTACATCTAAGATTGTTTCAGCATTAAGATAG
- the atpA gene encoding F0F1 ATP synthase subunit alpha gives MAMNPEEITSIIKERISNFQTRLQVDEVGTVLTVGDGIARAFGLKNVMNGELVEFESGTTGMVLNLETNNVGIAILGEDTQIKEGSSVKRTERIVEVKVGDALLGRVVNAIGEPIDGLGEIKSKETRVVELKAPGIIARKSVHEPLQTGLKAIDSMIPIGRGQRELIIGDRKTGKTAIAIDTIINQKGKNVVCVYVAIGQKQSTVRQVQQKLKDAGALEYTIIVSATASSSAPMQFLAPYTGCTMGEYYRDSGRHAVIIYDDLTKQAQAYRQMSLLLRRPPGREAFPGDVFFLHSRLLERGCKLNDELGAGSLTALPVIETQEGDVSAYIPTNVISITDGQIFLESDLFNSGIRPAVNVGLSVSRVGGSAQIKAMKKVAGTLRLDLAQYRELAAFAAFGSDLDEATKRQLNRGERLVELLKQDQYAPADVIDQAVAILVATKGLFDVVPTPKVRVAEKDVLEFLHSRHGDTMKEISAAKEIKADAEAKILEAVKGFLATKKY, from the coding sequence ATGGCAATGAATCCAGAAGAGATTACAAGTATTATCAAAGAAAGAATCTCAAACTTTCAAACTAGACTTCAAGTAGATGAAGTTGGAACTGTATTAACTGTTGGGGACGGGATCGCGAGAGCTTTCGGTCTTAAAAACGTAATGAACGGTGAGCTTGTTGAGTTCGAATCGGGCACAACAGGAATGGTTCTTAACTTAGAAACTAATAACGTTGGTATCGCCATTCTTGGGGAAGATACTCAAATTAAAGAAGGGTCTTCTGTAAAGAGAACTGAAAGAATCGTAGAGGTAAAGGTTGGGGACGCTCTTCTAGGAAGAGTTGTAAACGCAATCGGAGAGCCAATCGACGGTTTAGGTGAAATCAAGTCTAAAGAAACTCGCGTAGTTGAACTTAAGGCCCCAGGGATCATCGCTCGTAAATCTGTTCACGAGCCACTTCAAACTGGTCTTAAAGCTATCGACTCTATGATTCCAATCGGACGTGGTCAGCGCGAGCTTATCATTGGTGACCGTAAGACTGGTAAAACAGCAATCGCTATCGATACAATCATCAACCAAAAAGGTAAAAACGTAGTTTGTGTTTACGTAGCCATTGGACAAAAACAATCTACAGTAAGACAAGTACAACAAAAGCTAAAAGATGCTGGTGCTCTTGAGTACACAATCATCGTTTCAGCTACTGCATCTTCTTCTGCTCCAATGCAGTTCCTTGCTCCATACACTGGTTGTACAATGGGCGAGTACTACAGAGACAGCGGCCGTCACGCAGTTATCATTTATGACGATTTAACAAAACAAGCACAAGCTTACCGTCAAATGTCACTTCTTCTTCGTCGTCCACCAGGACGTGAAGCGTTCCCTGGGGACGTATTCTTCCTTCACTCAAGACTTCTTGAGCGTGGATGTAAACTTAACGACGAACTTGGGGCTGGTTCATTAACAGCACTTCCAGTTATTGAGACTCAGGAAGGTGACGTTTCTGCATACATTCCTACAAACGTAATTTCGATCACAGATGGTCAGATCTTCCTAGAGTCGGATCTTTTCAACTCTGGTATCCGTCCAGCTGTAAACGTTGGTCTTTCAGTTTCACGCGTAGGTGGATCTGCTCAAATTAAAGCAATGAAAAAAGTTGCTGGTACACTTCGTCTGGATCTAGCTCAGTACAGAGAGCTTGCAGCTTTCGCAGCTTTCGGATCTGACCTTGATGAAGCGACTAAGAGACAGCTAAACAGAGGTGAGAGACTAGTTGAACTTCTAAAACAAGATCAATACGCTCCAGCTGACGTTATCGACCAAGCAGTAGCAATCCTTGTAGCAACAAAAGGTCTATTCGACGTTGTTCCAACTCCAAAGGTTAGAGTAGCTGAAAAAGACGTTCTTGAGTTCTTACACTCTAGACATGGCGATACAATGAAAGAAATTTCAGCAGCAAAAGAAATTAAAGCTGATGCTGAAGCGAAAATTCTAGAAGCTGTTAAAGGTTTCTTAGCTACTAAAAAATACTAA
- a CDS encoding F0F1 ATP synthase subunit delta — protein MKEQIIAKAYAQSIVELGEELKLDLVGELTKLTEAINKSNDLETLLFLEVFTAEEKLGVLNEVMKRLGLSQITVNFMQFLVQEQRIGLMPMIFKDAIVIDDHKKGFLRGTIEGSEDSIPADVKEKLKAYLQQKLGREAILEYKKSGNVTAGYRVTVEDLQLDASLENQLEQFKDSVLNS, from the coding sequence ATGAAAGAACAAATCATCGCAAAAGCTTATGCTCAATCAATCGTTGAACTTGGCGAAGAGCTAAAGTTAGACCTGGTTGGTGAACTTACAAAGCTTACAGAAGCAATTAACAAGAGTAACGATCTTGAAACACTTCTTTTTCTTGAAGTGTTTACTGCAGAAGAAAAACTGGGTGTATTAAATGAAGTAATGAAGAGACTTGGTCTATCTCAGATCACGGTAAACTTCATGCAATTCCTTGTTCAAGAACAAAGAATTGGTTTAATGCCAATGATCTTCAAAGATGCAATCGTTATCGACGATCACAAAAAAGGATTCCTAAGAGGAACAATTGAAGGGTCTGAAGATTCAATTCCAGCTGACGTTAAAGAAAAGCTAAAAGCTTACCTTCAGCAAAAGCTTGGAAGAGAAGCAATTCTTGAATACAAAAAATCAGGGAACGTAACAGCGGGATACAGAGTAACTGTTGAAGATCTTCAGTTAGATGCATCTCTAGAAAACCAACTAGAACAATTTAAAGACAGTGTTTTAAATTCATAA